Proteins encoded by one window of Papio anubis isolate 15944 chromosome 7, Panubis1.0, whole genome shotgun sequence:
- the MOK gene encoding MAPK/MAK/MRK overlapping kinase isoform X14 gives MNFDFPFKRGSGIPLLTTNLSPQCLSLLHAMVAYDPDERIAAHQALQHPYFQEQRKTEKQALGSHRKACFPEHPVAPEPLSTSCQISKEGRKQKQSLKQEEDHPKRQGPAYVMELPKLKLSGVAKLSSYSSPTLQSALESGTNGRAPVLRPLKCIPATKKTDPRKDLKPAPQQCRLPTIVRKGGRY, from the exons ATgaattttgattttccttttaaaaggggATCAGGAATACCTCTACTGACAACCAATTTGTCCCCACAATGCCTCTCCCTCCTGCACGCAATGGTGGCCTATGATCCCGATGAGAGAATCGCCGCCCACCAGGCCCTGCAGCACCCCTACTTCCAAGAACAGAG GAAAACAGAGAAGCAGGCTCTGGGCAGCCACAGAAAAGCTTGCTTTCCGGAGCACCCTGTGGCACCGGAACCACTCAGTACCAGCTGCCAGATTTCAAAGGAGGGCAGAAAGCAG AAACAGTCCCTAAAGCAAGAGGAGGACCATCCCAAGAGACAAGGGCCGGCCTACGTCATGGAACTGCCCAAACTAAAGCTTTCGGGAGTGGCCAAACTGTCGTCTTACTCCAGCCCCACGCTGCAGTCCGCGCTTGAATCTGGGACAAATGGAAGAGCGCCGGTGCTGAGACCCTTGAAGTGCATCCCTGCGACCAAGAAG ACAGATCCGCGGAAGGACCTTAAGCCTGCCCCGCAACAGTGCCGCCTGCCCACCATAGTGCGGAAAGGCGGAAGATACTGA
- the WDR20 gene encoding WD repeat-containing protein 20 isoform X14, which produces MYLYNVEHTCGTTAPHYQLLKQGESFAVHTCKSKSTRNPLLKWTVGEGALNEFAFSPDGKFLACVSQDGFLRVFNFDSVELHGTMKSYFGGLLCVCWSPDGKYIVTGGEDDLVTVWSFVDCRVIARGHGHKSWVSVVAFDPYTTSVEEGDPMEFSGSDEDFQDLLHFGRDRANSTQSRLSKRNSTDSRPVSVTYRFGSVGQDTQLCLWDLTEDILFPHQPLSRARTHTNVMNATSPPAGSNGNSVTTPGNSVPPPLPRSNSLPHSAVSNAGSKSSVMDGAIASGVSKFATLSLHDRKERHHEKDHKRNHSMGHISSKSSDKLNLVTKTKTDPAKTLGTPLCPRMEDVPLLEPLICKKIAHERLTVLIFLEDCIVTACQEGFICTWGRPGKVGSLSSPSQASSPGGTVV; this is translated from the exons ATGTACTTATATAATGTGGAGCACACTTGTGGCACCACAGCCCCCCACTACCAGCTTCTGAAGCAGGGAGAGAGCTTTGCCGTGCACACTTGCAAGAGCAAATCCACAAGGAACCCTCTCCTTAAGTGGACGGTGGGCGAGGGGGCCCTCAACGAGTTTGCTTTCTCCCCAGATGGCAAGTTCTTAGCGTGCGTGAGCCAGGATGGGTTTCTGCGGGTGTTCAACTTTGACTCAGTGGAGCTGCACGGTACGATGAAAAGCTACTTTGGGGGCTTGCTGTGTGTGTGCTGGAGCCCGGATGGCAAGTACATCGTGACAGGTGGCGAGGACGACTTGGTGACAGTCTGGTCCTTTGTAGACTGCCGAGTAATAGCCAGAGGCCACGGGCACAAGTCCTGGGTCAGTGTCGTAGCATTTGACCCTTATACCACTAGTGTAGAAGAAGGTGACCCTATGGAGTTTAGTGGCAGCGACGAGGACTTCCAAGACCTTCTTCATTTTGGCAGAGATCGAGCAAATAGTACACAGTCCCGGCTCTCCAAACGGAACTCTACAGACAGCCGCCCCGTAAGCGTCACGTATCGGTTTGGTTCCGTGGGCCAGGACACACAGCTCTGTTTATGGGACCTTACAGAAGATATCCTTTTCCCTCACCAACCCCTCTCAAGAGCAAGGACACACACAAATGTCATGAATGCCACGAGTCCTCCTGCTGGAAGCAATGGGAACAGTGTTACAACGCCCGGGAACTCTGTGCCACCCCCTCTGCCACGGTCCAACAGCCTTCCACATTCAGCAGTCTCAAATGCTGGCAGCAAAAGCAGTGTCATGGACGGGGCCATTGCTTCTGGGGTCAGCAAATTTGCAACACTTTCACTACATGACCGGAAGGAGAGGCACCACGAGAAAGATCACAAGCGAAATCATAGCATGGGACACATTTCTAGCAAGAGCAGTGACAAACTGAATCTAGTTACCAAAACCAAAACGGACCCTGCTAAAACTTTGGGAACGCCCCTGTGTCCTCGAATGGAAGACGTTCCCTTGTTAGAGCCGCTGATATGTAAAAAGATAGCACATGAAAGACTGACTGTACTAATATTTCTTGAAGACTGTATAGTCACTGCTTGTCAGGAGGGATTTATTTGCACATGGGGAAGGCCTGGTAAAGTG GGCTCATTGTCATCCCCAAGCCAGGCCAGTTCTCCAGGTGGAACTGTAGTGTAG
- the WDR20 gene encoding WD repeat-containing protein 20 isoform X16: protein MKSYFGGLLCVCWSPDGKYIVTGGEDDLVTVWSFVDCRVIARGHGHKSWVSVVAFDPYTTSVEEGDPMEFSGSDEDFQDLLHFGRDRANSTQSRLSKRNSTDSRPVSVTYRFGSVGQDTQLCLWDLTEDILFPHQPLSRARTHTNVMNATSPPAGSNGNSVTTPGNSVPPPLPRSNSLPHSAVSNAGSKSSVMDGAIASGVSKFATLSLHDRKERHHEKDHKRNHSMGHISSKSSDKLNLVTKTKTDPAKTLGTPLCPRMEDVPLLEPLICKKIAHERLTVLIFLEDCIVTACQEGFICTWGRPGKVGSLSSPSQASSPGGTVV from the exons ATGAAAAGCTACTTTGGGGGCTTGCTGTGTGTGTGCTGGAGCCCGGATGGCAAGTACATCGTGACAGGTGGCGAGGACGACTTGGTGACAGTCTGGTCCTTTGTAGACTGCCGAGTAATAGCCAGAGGCCACGGGCACAAGTCCTGGGTCAGTGTCGTAGCATTTGACCCTTATACCACTAGTGTAGAAGAAGGTGACCCTATGGAGTTTAGTGGCAGCGACGAGGACTTCCAAGACCTTCTTCATTTTGGCAGAGATCGAGCAAATAGTACACAGTCCCGGCTCTCCAAACGGAACTCTACAGACAGCCGCCCCGTAAGCGTCACGTATCGGTTTGGTTCCGTGGGCCAGGACACACAGCTCTGTTTATGGGACCTTACAGAAGATATCCTTTTCCCTCACCAACCCCTCTCAAGAGCAAGGACACACACAAATGTCATGAATGCCACGAGTCCTCCTGCTGGAAGCAATGGGAACAGTGTTACAACGCCCGGGAACTCTGTGCCACCCCCTCTGCCACGGTCCAACAGCCTTCCACATTCAGCAGTCTCAAATGCTGGCAGCAAAAGCAGTGTCATGGACGGGGCCATTGCTTCTGGGGTCAGCAAATTTGCAACACTTTCACTACATGACCGGAAGGAGAGGCACCACGAGAAAGATCACAAGCGAAATCATAGCATGGGACACATTTCTAGCAAGAGCAGTGACAAACTGAATCTAGTTACCAAAACCAAAACGGACCCTGCTAAAACTTTGGGAACGCCCCTGTGTCCTCGAATGGAAGACGTTCCCTTGTTAGAGCCGCTGATATGTAAAAAGATAGCACATGAAAGACTGACTGTACTAATATTTCTTGAAGACTGTATAGTCACTGCTTGTCAGGAGGGATTTATTTGCACATGGGGAAGGCCTGGTAAAGTG GGCTCATTGTCATCCCCAAGCCAGGCCAGTTCTCCAGGTGGAACTGTAGTGTAG
- the WDR20 gene encoding WD repeat-containing protein 20 isoform X13: MYLYNVEHTCGTTAPHYQLLKQGESFAVHTCKSKSTRNPLLKWTVGEGALNEFAFSPDGKFLACVSQDGFLRVFNFDSVELHGTMKSYFGGLLCVCWSPDGKYIVTGGEDDLVTVWSFVDCRVIARGHGHKSWVSVVAFDPYTTSVEEGDPMEFSGSDEDFQDLLHFGRDRANSTQSRLSKRNSTDSRPVSVTYRFGSVGQDTQLCLWDLTEDILFPHQPLSRARTHTNVMNATSPPAGSNGNSVTTPGNSVPPPLPRSNSLPHSAVSNAGSKSSVMDGAIASGVSKFATLSLHDRKERHHEKDHKRNHSMGHISSKSSDKLNLVTKTKTDPAKTLGTPLCPRMEDVPLLEPLICKKIAHERLTVLIFLEDCIVTACQEGFICTWGRPGKVPAEHFCRQEDRMQGVLQDQN; encoded by the exons ATGTACTTATATAATGTGGAGCACACTTGTGGCACCACAGCCCCCCACTACCAGCTTCTGAAGCAGGGAGAGAGCTTTGCCGTGCACACTTGCAAGAGCAAATCCACAAGGAACCCTCTCCTTAAGTGGACGGTGGGCGAGGGGGCCCTCAACGAGTTTGCTTTCTCCCCAGATGGCAAGTTCTTAGCGTGCGTGAGCCAGGATGGGTTTCTGCGGGTGTTCAACTTTGACTCAGTGGAGCTGCACGGTACGATGAAAAGCTACTTTGGGGGCTTGCTGTGTGTGTGCTGGAGCCCGGATGGCAAGTACATCGTGACAGGTGGCGAGGACGACTTGGTGACAGTCTGGTCCTTTGTAGACTGCCGAGTAATAGCCAGAGGCCACGGGCACAAGTCCTGGGTCAGTGTCGTAGCATTTGACCCTTATACCACTAGTGTAGAAGAAGGTGACCCTATGGAGTTTAGTGGCAGCGACGAGGACTTCCAAGACCTTCTTCATTTTGGCAGAGATCGAGCAAATAGTACACAGTCCCGGCTCTCCAAACGGAACTCTACAGACAGCCGCCCCGTAAGCGTCACGTATCGGTTTGGTTCCGTGGGCCAGGACACACAGCTCTGTTTATGGGACCTTACAGAAGATATCCTTTTCCCTCACCAACCCCTCTCAAGAGCAAGGACACACACAAATGTCATGAATGCCACGAGTCCTCCTGCTGGAAGCAATGGGAACAGTGTTACAACGCCCGGGAACTCTGTGCCACCCCCTCTGCCACGGTCCAACAGCCTTCCACATTCAGCAGTCTCAAATGCTGGCAGCAAAAGCAGTGTCATGGACGGGGCCATTGCTTCTGGGGTCAGCAAATTTGCAACACTTTCACTACATGACCGGAAGGAGAGGCACCACGAGAAAGATCACAAGCGAAATCATAGCATGGGACACATTTCTAGCAAGAGCAGTGACAAACTGAATCTAGTTACCAAAACCAAAACGGACCCTGCTAAAACTTTGGGAACGCCCCTGTGTCCTCGAATGGAAGACGTTCCCTTGTTAGAGCCGCTGATATGTAAAAAGATAGCACATGAAAGACTGACTGTACTAATATTTCTTGAAGACTGTATAGTCACTGCTTGTCAGGAGGGATTTATTTGCACATGGGGAAGGCCTGGTAAAGTG CCGGCAGAGCACTTCTGCAGGCAGGAGGACAGGATGCAAGGTGTTCTCCAAGACCAGAACTAA
- the WDR20 gene encoding WD repeat-containing protein 20 isoform X15, translating to MKSYFGGLLCVCWSPDGKYIVTGGEDDLVTVWSFVDCRVIARGHGHKSWVSVVAFDPYTTSVEEGDPMEFSGSDEDFQDLLHFGRDRANSTQSRLSKRNSTDSRPVSVTYRFGSVGQDTQLCLWDLTEDILFPHQPLSRARTHTNVMNATSPPAGSNGNSVTTPGNSVPPPLPRSNSLPHSAVSNAGSKSSVMDGAIASGVSKFATLSLHDRKERHHEKDHKRNHSMGHISSKSSDKLNLVTKTKTDPAKTLGTPLCPRMEDVPLLEPLICKKIAHERLTVLIFLEDCIVTACQEGFICTWGRPGKVPAEHFCRQEDRMQGVLQDQN from the exons ATGAAAAGCTACTTTGGGGGCTTGCTGTGTGTGTGCTGGAGCCCGGATGGCAAGTACATCGTGACAGGTGGCGAGGACGACTTGGTGACAGTCTGGTCCTTTGTAGACTGCCGAGTAATAGCCAGAGGCCACGGGCACAAGTCCTGGGTCAGTGTCGTAGCATTTGACCCTTATACCACTAGTGTAGAAGAAGGTGACCCTATGGAGTTTAGTGGCAGCGACGAGGACTTCCAAGACCTTCTTCATTTTGGCAGAGATCGAGCAAATAGTACACAGTCCCGGCTCTCCAAACGGAACTCTACAGACAGCCGCCCCGTAAGCGTCACGTATCGGTTTGGTTCCGTGGGCCAGGACACACAGCTCTGTTTATGGGACCTTACAGAAGATATCCTTTTCCCTCACCAACCCCTCTCAAGAGCAAGGACACACACAAATGTCATGAATGCCACGAGTCCTCCTGCTGGAAGCAATGGGAACAGTGTTACAACGCCCGGGAACTCTGTGCCACCCCCTCTGCCACGGTCCAACAGCCTTCCACATTCAGCAGTCTCAAATGCTGGCAGCAAAAGCAGTGTCATGGACGGGGCCATTGCTTCTGGGGTCAGCAAATTTGCAACACTTTCACTACATGACCGGAAGGAGAGGCACCACGAGAAAGATCACAAGCGAAATCATAGCATGGGACACATTTCTAGCAAGAGCAGTGACAAACTGAATCTAGTTACCAAAACCAAAACGGACCCTGCTAAAACTTTGGGAACGCCCCTGTGTCCTCGAATGGAAGACGTTCCCTTGTTAGAGCCGCTGATATGTAAAAAGATAGCACATGAAAGACTGACTGTACTAATATTTCTTGAAGACTGTATAGTCACTGCTTGTCAGGAGGGATTTATTTGCACATGGGGAAGGCCTGGTAAAGTG CCGGCAGAGCACTTCTGCAGGCAGGAGGACAGGATGCAAGGTGTTCTCCAAGACCAGAACTAA
- the WDR20 gene encoding WD repeat-containing protein 20 isoform X17, which yields MKSYFGGLLCVCWSPDGKYIVTGGEDDLVTVWSFVDCRVIARGHGHKSWVSVVAFDPYTTSVEEGDPMEFSGSDEDFQDLLHFGRDRANSTQSRLSKRNSTDSRPVSVTYRFGSVGQDTQLCLWDLTEDILFPHQPLSRARTHTNVMNATSPPAGSNGNSVTTPGNSVPPPLPRSNSLPHSAVSNAGSKSSVMDGAIASGVSKFATLSLHDRKERHHEKDHKRNHSMGHISSKSSDKLNLVTKTKTDPAKTLGTPLCPRMEDVPLLEPLICKKIAHERLTVLIFLEDCIVTACQEGFICTWGRPGKVVSFNP from the coding sequence ATGAAAAGCTACTTTGGGGGCTTGCTGTGTGTGTGCTGGAGCCCGGATGGCAAGTACATCGTGACAGGTGGCGAGGACGACTTGGTGACAGTCTGGTCCTTTGTAGACTGCCGAGTAATAGCCAGAGGCCACGGGCACAAGTCCTGGGTCAGTGTCGTAGCATTTGACCCTTATACCACTAGTGTAGAAGAAGGTGACCCTATGGAGTTTAGTGGCAGCGACGAGGACTTCCAAGACCTTCTTCATTTTGGCAGAGATCGAGCAAATAGTACACAGTCCCGGCTCTCCAAACGGAACTCTACAGACAGCCGCCCCGTAAGCGTCACGTATCGGTTTGGTTCCGTGGGCCAGGACACACAGCTCTGTTTATGGGACCTTACAGAAGATATCCTTTTCCCTCACCAACCCCTCTCAAGAGCAAGGACACACACAAATGTCATGAATGCCACGAGTCCTCCTGCTGGAAGCAATGGGAACAGTGTTACAACGCCCGGGAACTCTGTGCCACCCCCTCTGCCACGGTCCAACAGCCTTCCACATTCAGCAGTCTCAAATGCTGGCAGCAAAAGCAGTGTCATGGACGGGGCCATTGCTTCTGGGGTCAGCAAATTTGCAACACTTTCACTACATGACCGGAAGGAGAGGCACCACGAGAAAGATCACAAGCGAAATCATAGCATGGGACACATTTCTAGCAAGAGCAGTGACAAACTGAATCTAGTTACCAAAACCAAAACGGACCCTGCTAAAACTTTGGGAACGCCCCTGTGTCCTCGAATGGAAGACGTTCCCTTGTTAGAGCCGCTGATATGTAAAAAGATAGCACATGAAAGACTGACTGTACTAATATTTCTTGAAGACTGTATAGTCACTGCTTGTCAGGAGGGATTTATTTGCACATGGGGAAGGCCTGGTAAAGTGGTAAGTTTTAATCCTTAA